In a single window of the Anguilla rostrata isolate EN2019 chromosome 4, ASM1855537v3, whole genome shotgun sequence genome:
- the LOC135254067 gene encoding uncharacterized protein LOC135254067, with protein sequence MDYRRKRKSTFFTIGLIFLLSGIEYAVILPTIWMYLQTLGAAPYFLGLGLSAFSLSGLLCGPLFGLWSDHTRTTKGVILFSNVFEIIGNFMYFLGYSKWLLLGSRFVAGIGTGAGSSIFGFLTQNTASEDRATVFAVVMACRQVGLLIGPAFNIFLRLCDFQLGPFVVNKYTAPGLFMCALWLLMQLVVLFLYWDLPPQGPGARVGPEGGGEGETEGETEGGEDEEKPLMSPKETGGSYGSIHSSQSESSLVSNGNLPYLSPPASPPPQPTNSNPFRNFSSSREYLREEGCVVLLEVVIHHHHSARPQSGESVLSHSNTGSLSCGGHHSAHLSLLCPQTMVTPLTQKFFNFGELENSVMYCLCGVEVIAGFFFVRWLSRRAKERLLLAVGLLICNIACVWCLVFLARPQGGFAWLLTEFIIGVFLQVLGLPFVAVAQVSLFSKVTAEKTQGFSQGVRRSVGGLATILGPLWAGGLTDNLYIMLGVMMGLLALLTVMMFVSYDRLVEPRVVEHADSQEEEEES encoded by the exons ATGGATTATAGACGAAAAAGGAAATCGACATTTTTCACGATCGGATTAATCTTCCTTTTAAGTGGCATCGAGTATG CGGTGATCCTGCCCACCATATGGATGTACCTGCAGACGCTGGGCGCGGCTCCGTACTTCCTGGGTCTGGGGCTGTCGGCCTTCAGCCTGAGCGGCCTGCTCTGCGGGCCTCTCTTTGGGCTCTGGTCCGACCACACCCGCACCACCAAGGGCGTCATTCTCTTCTCAAACGTCTTCGAGATCATCG GTAACTTCATGTACTTCCTGGGCTATTCTAAGTGGCTTTTGTTGGGCAGTCGGTTTGTGGCAG GTATCGGGACAGGCGCTGGCTCTTCTATTTTCGGGTTCCTGACGCAGAACACCGCCTCAGAGGATCGCGCCACCGTCTTCGCTGTTGTCATGGCGTGTCGGCAGGTCGGCCTGCTGATTG GTCCAGCGTTCAACATCTTCCTCAGACTGTGCGATTTCCAGCTGGGGCCGTTTGTGGTGAACAAATACACAGCCCCCGGG CTCTTCATGTGTGCGCTCTGGCTCCTGATGCAGCTGGTGGTGCTCTTCCTATACTGGGACCTGCCTCCACAGGGGCCCGGGGCCAGGGTGGGcccggagggagggggggagggagagacggagggagagacggagggaggtgAAGACGAAGAGAAACCTCTGATGAGCCCGAAAGAGACCGGAGGTTCCTATGGCTCCATccactccagccaatcagagagctcacTCGTCTCCAATGGCAACCTGCCCTACCTCTCTCCACCCGCCTCGCCCCCTCCACAGCCCACAAACTCGAACCCTTTCAGGAacttcagcagcagcagag agTACCTGAGGGAGGAGGGTTGTGTTGTGCTTCTGGAGGTGGTCATTCATCACCACCATTCAGCCAGACCACAGAGTGG GGAGTCTGTGCTGAGTCACAGTAACACAGGGAGTCTGAGCTGTGGAGGTCACCATAGcgcccatctctctctgctgtgcCCCCAGACGATGGTGACCCCACTGACGCAGAAGTTCTTTAATTTCGGGGAGCTGGAGAACAGCGTGATGTACTGCCTGTGCGGCGTGGAGGTCATCGCCGGCTTCTTCTTCGTGCGCTGGCTGAGCCGCAGGGCGAAggagcgcctcctgctggccgtGGGGCTCCTCATCTGCAACATCGCCTGCGTCTGGTGCCTGGTGTTCCTGGCCAGACCGCAAG gtggGTTTGCCTGGTTGCTGACGGAGTTCATCATCGGGGTGTTCCTGCAGGTTCTGGGGCTCCCCTTCGTCGCTGTTGCCCAGGTGTCCCTGTTCTCTAAGGTAACAGCAGAGAAGACTCAAG ggttcAGTCAGGGCGTGCGGCGGTCGGTGGGGGGGTTGGCCACCATCCTGGGGCCCCTGTGGGCCGGAGGACTGACAGACAACCTGTACATCATGCTGGGAGTGATGATGGGCCTGCTGGCTCTGCTCAct GTCATGATGTTTGTCTCCTATGACCGGCTGGTGGAGCCCCGTGTGGTGGAGCATGCTGACagtcaggaggaagaggaggagagctaG